In Paenibacillus phoenicis, one genomic interval encodes:
- a CDS encoding zinc ribbon domain-containing protein yields MKILQRLKDGAGKVTDRAQNVVEISKLNTQISNIERELGLYFHKMGEVFYEAYRKKDMAAAEKEMLELAKTCDLLTEERDEIRMKIAELKNERLCGACGRNVAEDALFCQYCGHKLAVAKKAVPTELLKPVQKPVKSPAASEAAASAEPPVMKRVEVDEMDTLELAASLVREKAEQRESAPVSGAVEPIDPEEEERLQRELERERRRQEELDRRIRSWKQDAAAPQPESSAEPELIIGGVATVKCQICSSTLVKGTKWCPHCGSEQI; encoded by the coding sequence ATGAAAATTTTACAACGCTTGAAAGACGGTGCGGGCAAGGTTACCGATCGCGCGCAAAATGTCGTGGAGATTAGTAAACTAAATACTCAAATTTCAAATATCGAACGTGAGCTTGGTTTATATTTTCATAAAATGGGCGAAGTGTTCTATGAGGCTTATCGGAAGAAGGATATGGCCGCAGCGGAAAAAGAGATGCTCGAGCTGGCCAAAACCTGCGATTTGCTGACGGAAGAACGCGACGAAATTCGGATGAAAATCGCCGAGCTCAAAAATGAACGCTTATGCGGCGCCTGCGGCCGGAACGTGGCGGAAGACGCCTTGTTCTGCCAATACTGCGGCCATAAGCTGGCCGTGGCGAAGAAGGCCGTTCCGACCGAGCTGCTGAAGCCGGTGCAGAAGCCGGTGAAGTCCCCGGCAGCCAGCGAGGCGGCCGCTAGCGCCGAGCCGCCTGTGATGAAGCGGGTCGAGGTAGACGAGATGGATACGTTGGAGCTTGCCGCGTCCCTCGTTCGGGAGAAAGCAGAGCAACGGGAGTCGGCGCCCGTATCTGGAGCGGTGGAGCCGATCGATCCTGAGGAAGAGGAGCGTCTCCAACGCGAGCTGGAGCGGGAACGCAGACGTCAGGAGGAGCTGGATCGCCGCATTCGCAGTTGGAAGCAGGACGCCGCCGCTCCGCAGCCGGAGAGTTCGGCGGAACCTGAACTCATCATCGGCGGGGTGGCCACGGTGAAATGCCAAATCTGCTCGTCGACGCTGGTAAAAGGGACAAAATGGTGCCCGCATTGCGGCTCAGAACAAATCTAG
- a CDS encoding xanthine phosphoribosyltransferase: protein MKLLRDKVMAEGIVLGNQVLKVDSFLNHQMDPVLMKEIGAEFARRFAEEGITKVLTIESSGIAPAIMTALELNVPMIFARKHQSLTLKDNIFVEKVYSFTKRETNEITVSKKFLRAEDRVLIVDDFLANGEAAFGLARIVEKAGASVAGIGIVIEKSFQPGARLLTEAGYRVESLVRVASLEDGAVTFVEDTPNYS, encoded by the coding sequence ATGAAGCTGCTGAGAGACAAGGTGATGGCAGAAGGGATTGTACTGGGGAACCAGGTGTTGAAAGTAGATTCGTTTCTTAACCATCAAATGGATCCGGTGCTGATGAAGGAGATTGGGGCTGAGTTCGCCCGGCGCTTTGCCGAAGAAGGCATCACGAAGGTGCTGACGATTGAATCCTCGGGGATTGCCCCGGCGATCATGACCGCGCTGGAGCTGAATGTGCCGATGATCTTTGCCCGCAAGCATCAATCCTTGACGCTGAAGGACAACATTTTTGTGGAAAAAGTCTACTCGTTCACCAAGCGGGAAACCAACGAGATCACCGTATCGAAAAAGTTTCTGCGTGCAGAGGATCGGGTGCTGATCGTGGACGACTTTTTGGCGAACGGCGAGGCGGCCTTTGGACTAGCCCGCATCGTGGAGAAAGCCGGAGCTTCGGTCGCCGGCATCGGGATCGTCATTGAGAAGTCGTTCCAACCGGGAGCCCGGCTGCTTACGGAAGCAGGGTACCGCGTTGAATCGCTTGTTCGGGTTGCCTCGCTGGAAGACGGTGCGGTGACTTTCGTTGAGGATACACCGAATTATTCATGA
- a CDS encoding nucleobase:cation symporter-2 family protein yields the protein MERERIFQKHRHPLKTFSLGLQHVLAMYAGAVIVPLIVGGALNFTNQQLTYLIAIDLLACGVATLLQVWGNRLFGIGLPVMLGCAFQAVSPMIAIGLTDGAGVSAIYGAIIASGLFVFLFAGLFGKLIALFPPVVTGSVVTIIGVTLIPVAISDLGGGSPGENPDFGSPLNLALGFGVLLFVILMNRFAKGFPRSISVLLGLIAGTLVAALAGKVDLTPLKEASWFHAVQPFYFGAPTFHASAILTMILVAIVSVAESTGVFMALGKIVDKEITDKDLTRGYRAEGLAIMLGGIFNSFPYTTYSQNVGLVQMSRVKTRDVIVVAGTLLILIGFVPKIAALTQLVPTSVLGGAMIALFGLVLSSGIRMLGDQVDLNRHENLLIIACSVGMGLGVTVLPELFDRLPAALRILVDNGIVAGSFTAIVMNLLFNGWKGQRKAAVLNGAAEPSESVKATA from the coding sequence ATGGAACGCGAACGTATTTTTCAGAAACACCGTCATCCGCTAAAAACCTTTTCGCTAGGCTTGCAGCACGTATTGGCTATGTATGCCGGGGCTGTGATCGTACCGCTGATCGTTGGAGGCGCGCTGAACTTCACTAACCAACAGCTGACTTACCTGATCGCTATCGACTTGTTGGCTTGCGGTGTAGCTACGCTGCTTCAAGTCTGGGGGAACCGCCTGTTTGGCATCGGGCTTCCGGTGATGCTGGGCTGCGCTTTTCAGGCCGTGTCGCCGATGATTGCCATCGGGCTGACAGACGGCGCAGGGGTCTCCGCCATTTACGGTGCGATTATTGCCTCCGGGCTGTTTGTTTTCCTCTTTGCCGGTTTGTTCGGCAAGCTGATTGCGTTGTTTCCGCCGGTCGTCACTGGCTCCGTGGTCACTATTATCGGTGTCACGCTGATTCCGGTGGCGATTTCGGATCTTGGCGGCGGCAGTCCGGGTGAGAATCCCGACTTTGGGAGCCCGCTTAATCTTGCGCTTGGATTTGGGGTATTGCTGTTCGTTATTTTGATGAACCGCTTTGCCAAGGGCTTTCCGCGTTCCATCTCCGTCTTGCTGGGTCTGATTGCAGGGACGCTGGTGGCTGCGCTCGCCGGGAAAGTAGATTTGACGCCGCTGAAGGAAGCCAGCTGGTTTCATGCGGTACAACCGTTTTATTTTGGTGCACCTACGTTCCACGCTTCAGCGATTCTGACGATGATTCTGGTGGCGATCGTGAGCGTTGCCGAGTCGACCGGCGTATTTATGGCGCTTGGAAAAATCGTGGATAAAGAGATTACGGATAAGGATTTGACGCGGGGGTATCGGGCGGAAGGGCTGGCGATCATGCTCGGCGGGATATTTAACTCGTTTCCGTATACGACATATTCCCAAAATGTCGGGCTTGTCCAAATGAGCCGGGTGAAAACCCGCGACGTGATCGTAGTGGCCGGTACGCTGCTGATCTTGATCGGCTTCGTGCCGAAGATCGCCGCATTAACGCAGCTGGTACCTACGTCGGTGCTCGGCGGAGCGATGATCGCGTTGTTTGGTCTTGTTTTGTCCTCCGGGATTCGGATGTTGGGCGACCAAGTGGATTTGAACCGGCATGAAAACCTGCTGATCATCGCTTGTTCCGTCGGCATGGGTCTGGGTGTGACCGTGCTGCCTGAACTGTTCGACCGGCTGCCGGCCGCGCTGCGGATTCTGGTGGACAATGGCATCGTCGCCGGCAGCTTTACGGCGATTGTGATGAATTTGCTGTTTAACGGTTGGAAGGGTCAGCGCAAGGCAGCTGTGCTGAATGGGGCCGCTGAACCAAGCGAATCCGTCAAAGCTACAGCGTAA